A single region of the Yersinia entomophaga genome encodes:
- a CDS encoding P63C domain-containing protein, with translation MESKQSKGGVARADSLSSERRKEIARMGAVAKNVPKATHKGEIDISGIKIPCFVLDDGRRVISGRSLTASIGMKGRGQGVARLAGHKMLNPSKNKELILAIENPIKFIGAFPIKGSSNTNVFADGFEATILQELCEAILAARDGNLLTTEQEFRYAQYSDMLIRAFARVGIVSLVDEATGYQEVRPRDALQEFLNKIISKELAAWAKKFPDEFYENIYKLKNWPWQGMSKNRYSVVSHYTRDLVYDRLGDGILSELEKKSPKDDKGNRKNKLHQWLTSDIGNPMLSQHLHSLIMLQRLAISNGHGWNRFVKTVDQVMPKKNGTLELNLTDEL, from the coding sequence ATGGAAAGCAAGCAATCAAAGGGAGGGGTAGCGAGAGCTGACTCCCTTTCGTCAGAAAGAAGAAAGGAAATAGCTAGAATGGGTGCGGTGGCTAAAAATGTGCCTAAAGCTACCCATAAAGGCGAGATTGATATTTCAGGGATAAAGATTCCATGCTTTGTTCTTGATGATGGTCGAAGGGTTATATCAGGAAGAAGCTTAACGGCGTCAATAGGTATGAAAGGCCGTGGCCAAGGGGTTGCCCGTTTAGCGGGTCATAAAATGCTTAACCCAAGCAAAAACAAAGAGTTAATATTGGCCATCGAAAACCCAATAAAGTTCATTGGGGCCTTTCCTATAAAGGGTTCAAGTAACACCAATGTTTTTGCGGATGGCTTTGAAGCTACCATTCTTCAGGAGTTATGCGAGGCCATCCTTGCTGCCAGAGATGGGAACCTGTTAACCACAGAGCAGGAATTTAGATATGCTCAGTATTCAGACATGCTTATCAGGGCGTTTGCAAGGGTTGGTATTGTATCTCTGGTTGATGAGGCCACTGGGTATCAAGAGGTAAGACCAAGGGATGCACTTCAAGAATTTCTTAATAAAATAATAAGTAAAGAACTTGCTGCTTGGGCTAAAAAATTCCCTGATGAGTTCTACGAAAATATTTACAAGCTAAAAAATTGGCCATGGCAAGGGATGAGTAAAAACAGGTATAGCGTTGTTTCACACTACACCAGAGATTTGGTTTATGACCGATTGGGAGATGGTATTCTTTCAGAGCTTGAAAAAAAATCCCCCAAAGACGATAAAGGTAATAGAAAAAATAAATTACACCAATGGTTAACTTCAGATATTGGGAATCCAATGCTATCTCAGCACCTTCACTCGTTAATTATGCTACAAAGGTTGGCTATATCTAATGGACATGGATGGAATCGATTTGTCAAAACGGTAGACCAAGTGATGCCCAAGAAAAACGGCACATTGGAGCTAAATTTGACAGATGAGCTCTGA
- a CDS encoding XRE family transcriptional regulator, giving the protein MEKMTFADRLNLAMKEGGFTQGSLAEAVGMAQPSVWKLTSGKANSSRKSVQIARVLGVRPEWLSEGIEPMRESGVNPHHPDSTIPPESEWVGVKAWDKNTPLDDDEVEVPFLRDIEFACGDGSVSDEDYNGFMLRFSKATLRRIGANTDGSGILCFPARGNSMEPKISDGATVAINTDDKKIIDGKMYAINEDGWKRVKMLYRVGPGRVSVRSYNKSEYPDEEKNLKDIEIIGRVFWWSEIDY; this is encoded by the coding sequence ATGGAAAAAATGACTTTTGCAGATCGGCTAAATTTAGCCATGAAAGAAGGTGGGTTTACTCAGGGTTCTCTCGCTGAGGCCGTAGGCATGGCACAGCCTAGCGTCTGGAAACTAACTTCAGGAAAAGCCAACTCTTCAAGGAAATCCGTTCAAATAGCCAGAGTTTTAGGTGTTCGGCCGGAATGGCTTAGTGAAGGAATAGAGCCAATGCGCGAAAGCGGTGTAAACCCACACCATCCTGACTCAACAATCCCACCTGAAAGTGAATGGGTTGGAGTTAAGGCGTGGGATAAAAATACCCCTCTTGACGATGATGAGGTTGAAGTCCCATTCCTTAGGGATATTGAATTTGCATGTGGCGATGGAAGCGTCTCTGATGAGGACTACAACGGGTTTATGCTCAGATTCTCCAAGGCAACGCTACGTCGAATAGGGGCTAACACTGATGGATCTGGAATACTTTGCTTCCCAGCTCGCGGTAATAGCATGGAGCCAAAAATATCAGATGGTGCGACAGTCGCCATTAACACTGATGATAAAAAGATAATTGACGGTAAGATGTACGCGATCAATGAGGATGGATGGAAGCGAGTAAAAATGCTTTATCGTGTGGGCCCTGGTCGTGTCAGCGTGCGGAGTTACAACAAGTCTGAATATCCAGATGAAGAGAAGAATCTAAAAGATATTGAAATTATTGGCCGCGTGTTCTGGTGGTCAGAGATAGATTACTAA